A stretch of Leucobacter aridicollis DNA encodes these proteins:
- the mraY gene encoding phospho-N-acetylmuramoyl-pentapeptide-transferase codes for MIAMLIAAGFSLMYSLLLTPLFVRGFNKLRWGQPIRVDGPKEHETKRGTPTMGGLIFLSGSVLAYFVGKLVMGETPTPSALLVILMAVGAGTVGFIDDLMKTRMQNSAGLGGWAKIFGQVVIAVSFALLGLQFANEHGLTPVSTHISIFRDLPFDFMSLGVIAGTILVILWVMVIVTATTNAVNVTDGLDGLAAGASIFAFSAYVLIGFWQSAQNCAATAGEAGCYEVRDPMDLAVIAAAFLGGVAGFLWWNTNPAQIFMGDTGSMGIGGAIAALAILTRTEVLLILIGGLFIIETGSVILQRLYFKVTKGKRIFLMSPIHHHFELKGWAEVTIVVRFWMIAGIFAIVGIGGFYAEWVLNQ; via the coding sequence ATGATTGCCATGCTCATCGCGGCGGGGTTCTCGCTGATGTATTCACTGCTACTGACGCCGCTGTTCGTCCGCGGCTTCAACAAGCTCCGCTGGGGCCAGCCGATTCGCGTCGACGGGCCAAAGGAGCACGAGACGAAGCGGGGCACGCCAACGATGGGCGGCCTGATCTTCCTCTCGGGGTCGGTGCTCGCGTACTTCGTCGGCAAGCTCGTCATGGGGGAGACCCCGACACCGTCCGCGCTGCTCGTGATCCTCATGGCCGTCGGCGCCGGCACGGTCGGCTTCATCGACGACCTCATGAAGACCCGGATGCAGAACTCGGCTGGCCTCGGCGGCTGGGCGAAGATCTTTGGCCAGGTCGTGATCGCGGTCTCGTTCGCCCTGCTCGGGCTGCAGTTCGCGAACGAGCACGGCCTCACCCCGGTGTCGACGCACATCTCGATCTTCCGCGACCTGCCGTTTGACTTCATGAGCCTCGGCGTCATCGCGGGCACGATCCTCGTGATCCTGTGGGTCATGGTGATCGTCACCGCGACTACGAACGCCGTCAACGTGACCGACGGGCTCGACGGTCTCGCCGCGGGCGCATCGATCTTCGCGTTCTCGGCGTACGTGCTCATCGGCTTCTGGCAGTCGGCGCAGAACTGCGCGGCAACGGCGGGCGAGGCCGGCTGCTACGAAGTGCGCGATCCGATGGACCTCGCGGTCATCGCGGCCGCGTTCCTCGGCGGCGTCGCAGGCTTCCTGTGGTGGAACACGAACCCCGCGCAGATCTTCATGGGCGACACCGGCTCGATGGGTATCGGCGGCGCGATCGCTGCGCTCGCGATCCTCACCCGCACCGAGGTGCTGCTCATCCTCATCGGCGGTCTGTTCATCATCGAGACCGGCTCGGTGATCTTGCAGCGGCTCTACTTCAAGGTGACGAAGGGCAAGCGGATCTTCCTCATGAGCCCGATTCACCACCACTTCGAGCTCAAGGGCTGGGCCGAAGTGACGATCGTTGTTCGGTTCTGGATGATCGCCGGGATCTTCGCGATCGTCGGGATCGGCGGTTTCTACGCAGAATGGGTGCTGAACCAATGA